ATTCAGCAGAATGTGGAGAATGAACTTGCCAAGGGTATTCTCAGAGGAGAATTTAAGGAAGAGGACGCAATTTTAATAGACACAGAACTCACTGCATTTAGCAACGGCCAACTTCCCCAGCAAAAACTTGTTTTTAAGAAGCTTGCAGCTGAATCAGAATCTACCACTCAAGAAGACTCTTCCTTGGAACCCTTTCCACAGGCTCCGTGAACTCCTTCTACTGTTCCTTACTTTTTCCTTCACACAAATTTGAGTATAAAGTTTCCTTATACTATTGAACCATGATCCTTCTGTAGTTTGCATCTGATGTATATTTTCTATTACCAATACGAATAACCCCATCATATAATGATATAATTGTGATGATGTACATGAGCTAGGCTGAGTCCTGTTGAGTTGATTTAGTCCCACTTTTGATAAGAATTAAAGCTTTATGAGAAGCATCAAACTGTTCCTGCTGGAAAGATATAGGTGATAAGAAAGATATAGTCGATAAGACTggatttgatttaataatttagtatattacttctttaaataaatttaaatttaaattatcgtgtaaattgaaaattttatttgcttGCATATAAGTTCGTTCTTTATTAGTATTTAATATTCGATAAACAACTTCTGTATAACAATGATTttgtaaatactttttttaaaaatatgtttacatAAAAACTTTAGTTAGAAACTTGTATCCTTCCAGTATCAATTtgagtatttatttaattactaataaaataaagaaatggtGTGCGTTTCCTAAACGTGATGAATTTATGGAATAACTAGAGTCATGGAATACCTTTCATAAATTGATACAAGTTCTACAGGAGTTCTAGTTATATCTCAAATACATTTGTATCCCTAATGTCACGCATTCTTATTAAGACAAAGGGAATATTATTTCTCATTTAAAtccaatttattttgtattgttcAGCTGGAGAGAGGGTTGGATAGAGGATTCATTACATTGAACTAGTGCAAAGTATTGCAGACGCATATTTGTGATGCAGAGACACCTCGTATGAATCAATATACGGGATATAACATATTTCACATTAACAACCTTGTCTATTAATCATTCCAAGAAATGCTTAATATCTCTCTATGGTTGGAAATGTTGGCTTGGAGAGACTGAAGCAACAAGCTCGAAGCTCTGATTGGCTGAATTGACCCAAGAATTTACCACCAAAGTTTTCAACCAACTTGTGAACATTTTCTGCCAACCTGTCCAAGGATAATAGGACGTGTCATAATGCTAGTTCTTCAGAATAATTCTCTACTCTTGTTGTCGTAAGTAGAAGGGAACAATTTCAAGAACGATAGCAAATAATACAACTTTAGAAGAGacagattattattattaaaagaattatgtacCTACCACACaataattatttggttttgGCTGTTCCTACACAGGCCCCACCACCTCCCATCCAGGGGTCAAACTTTCTATAAATACCCCTAATATCAAATCTACCACCAAGAACCCTATAGCAACTTGAATACTTTGAAAGCGATTTAACTTGAAAACATTCAAGCTACTGCAGATGTTGAAATATAATGTAAAGTTTCTTATTTATAATCTGTTTGAATattaacataatcaaactatATAAATTTATAGTCTCATTTTAggaaatattatttcatttttaaaagtaaagaaTGAATATTAACTACAAGTAAAACATCCAATTAAATTCCACCCAATGGCACTCTAAGTGGGTTCAGTTCTTCTCAATGAAAACCAATTGTCACAATTACTAATACACATTTCAAACCttatttccttttcaaattGAAATGCAAACAGATAACATAAACATTAGAGTaaaaaaagttgtgattttACAGATAAACAAAATACCTGAGAATCATTTAGGTGTTATCTCAATTCAGATGCCTCTTCTGAATCGGACAGTGGTAACAGAGTACATATCCCAAGCATATGGCCGTTGAGGCACACATAATACTCAATACAGTCATCATAAGAACCCAATCTGAGACTAGCACTTTGAGGAATCATTTCGGCTTGCAGCATGCTCCATAACTTTGCCTTACAATAAGGGCAGACTTCACTTGGATGGAATTTGGCTCCTTTATTAATAAGCATCTTTCTGACCTTTGAGGTAGCAAACGACTTAAAAATTCCACGGAAGAATCCTACATCTCCTTCTTCACCTTGGTCAAGATGCTCACAGGGATCAGACACATACAGAACATCAGTTCTGCATTGAggcaaaagaaagctctttccTGATGTTCTAGAAAATCGAGTTTGATAAACAAAGTGACCAGGGATCTGAATGCTATTGAACAAACCACCTTTTGTGCATCCTGAACAGTATATAAGAAGCTTCCCTAAGGCTCTCCAGTTTCCATCAACGATGTGGCTCCCACTAGATTGCAGATCCTGCAGCATCTTTGGAGCTCTCGTTCGACAAAACTCTTTCCATAGAACTCGCTTGGCAAGATCATCAAACCATTTGCACACACAGGATAGAGTAGCAATCAGCTTGGGATTCCAATTCAAATTATGAAATACTAAGAATATCACATCTTCACTTAAATGCCCTTTGGTACATTGACAGCTAGCCGAGTGTATGCATCGATACTGCTTTGTGAGAATCATTTTCTTCACCTagaaaaactgaaataaaaagaATCAGTTCATGACAAACATTTATCAGAGAATACTAGGGTATTCATAAAGTTGACAAATTCTAAATAccaaatttattaattgaatactTCTTAGTGATGAGGAGAAATCAAACCAACAGATGAGCCAATATTGAACaattcaaacaacaaatttatgATTATACATTTAAAGCAAATAACTTACAATAAAGAAATAACCTAAGCAAGTTCCTTTATATGTTACTCCAAAGTTAGCTCAAGAAAAGAATACAAGAAATTCTCTTCTCCTTCCAATGCTTTGGTATGGAGTGGATTTCCAATGAACAGTGACTTCGATTACTTCTAGTCATGCAATCCATAAAATACCTTCTCTGTCTccaaactgaaaataaatactGCACATTAGAGTGTTTCTTTTTGCCATTTTcagtttatatgtttttatcataattacaaaataacatGTTTCTATTTTGCTCACTACATGCGGAACAAGATGACTATAAGGGATTGGCCAGGTATCAAAAGTGACACTCGATCAATCAGGAGGCTTTGGACCAAGGGCTTAAAATATTTGGTAGTGTGTTGAGACAAAGCATGGAACATAAGGTTAAGGTTAAAAGGGAGAGTTATAAATCACAGTTCTTCTGTAAAAACCTGAAAATTGAATGCACACATACATATAAACAAAGTGGAGGTTACATCACTTGACAGATTACACCAAATCCTTAGGCTTCCAAGGAAAGAAGTATATACTTGTTATAGGTATAAAAAAGAAAGACGAGACCTGAACCTAGGGAAATGCATTATGAACAAAGAAGGTAAACTTGTACTGTTAAAGTCATAGAACAAGATACAAGGAAAAGTGGAAGTGTTACTTTGACAACCTACTTAAAGAATGACAGAATTTTATTTAACCATGATAGGCTAAACCAAACAGACAAGAAACATGACCGAAATTATGCTTCTTTTAGTAGAATACAGGAGTCTGAGGTAAAAAAAGCAAAGAAGAGAATGAATCACAAAAATAGTCAGTAACGTAATAACTACTGAGATACAAATGGGTTAAAATATACCGCAACTATTTAACAAGATTGTAACTCTAAGATAACATCGGACAAGCTCGGGAGTACTTATATCCATATCTAAGATAAGAGTAACTTGCAAAAATTGTACAAATGATAGCCAGATTAAGCTTATAGTCAGACTAAAAAGTTATGGTAAGGGTAATTGAGGAAAGACTCAGGTGATATTAACAGTATAGAAgattaattagattttattatGGCTAGCTGATCAAGTATGATATCAATACACTTGCTATGAATGTTGAAGATTGACAACGGTGATTGATGGAAAGATATTATGGGAATAAAACTGTAGAAGGAGATATTAGAGGaataaaacaacaaaaggaCAAACATGGTTTCCATTGATATGAAAAATGTATAATACGGTGCGTAGGGAATTATCGTGGAATacgtgaaaagaaaaaagttcaTATTGTATATTCAAGAAATCAAATATGGAAGGAGTGTAGGAGAACACAAGACCACGTAATATATAATTGTAGAACAGGATCAAGGGCAACTGCAAACCCTATCTTTCTAACCAGGTTTTGATGCGTTAACTGAATGTATCCAAGTGCCAGAGCAATGATGATACAAACTTTATGCAGATACTATGGTCCTAGTAGGGCAGTtcagaaaagaaataaattagaGGTTAGAGCTGTGAAGAAAAGCTATGAAAAGACATAGGTTTCGTAGAACTAGAACAGAAAATATGAAATACGTTTAGCAGAAGGCATACTAGTTCTAGCATAGAAGTGAAAATTTGATGTTATACCATACTATAAGTCACATGGTATAAGTAACTGGTGTGAACGACATAACATTGACAGGATTATAGAGAGAATTATAAATCAAAAGATTCAAGTGGGTTGGATAAAGGTGAGGAGGACTTCAAGTGTTATCTGTTGTATTAAGTAAAACGTATCTCAAGCATAAAAAAAGCATCTTATATATAACTATGCAACCTACAATGTCATGTAGAGCTGAATGTTTGTAAAAGGCCAACAAAACTGAAGCTCAATGTTGCATAGATGTGAATACAACGATGGATGAGGGGACACACTTTGAAATAGGTTTTGAAATGAATGGACTAGAAAGAAAGTTGGAGTGGCACCTATTTTGGAAAAGATGGTATAGTATTGCCCTAGGTGATTTGGGTATGTTTGAAGACTTATAGAAGATCCAGAAAGAAAAGTAGATCAAATGGAGGGTAGTCCAGTGGTTAAGAGGTGATGCAAATCAAGAAAAACAGCAAGTCAAAGCGTTAAGAAGACTTAATTTAGATCGTTAAAATAGTTATCTGTTTATAGACATAACTTACACTAAAACATAATGATCATCTTGCTGCTTTCATCTTGATCGCTACCTCAAAATTTAGTTTCAAACTTTCTCATACATCTAAGCTCCAAACCTAACAACTAGAATACCAAGTATTTGGACATAAAATGGTGTTCAGTTGTTTTCCTCTCAACCCACCCCAGTTGTCGCAGTGATGTGCAATCTTACACCACATGTTCAACACACATATATTTCATACACCTACGAGTTCAAACTACCCCACATGCCTTGTGTCACACCAATATTTCATCCACGACATATAATATATCGAAACACCTCATAGGAAAGGCCAATCAGAGCTTTGGGCAACAGAGAAACACATTTTTCAAATCTCCCAGAATACCAGCCCCAAAATCTCAAATTCCAGACACGCGTGAATAAAATGCTCAGTAAATCAATCACAACCCTTCGCAGACACAAATTCAAATCCACCCCAAAGCAGAAATTCGCTCACGAACTAGGAACtttaaaaagaaaggaaaaacatacaAATCAAAAAAACCCGAATTTGAGAATTGCATAGCTCCCTAAgcaattaaaaactaaaaatatataaagaaaggaGACATATTTTCCTTACCCAAACTTATTTAACCCGCTTTCGGCATAGCCTCCAAACCCTAGAAAAACCCACTTCTGCATGCAAATTCCAAATCccagataagaaaaaaaaaaaccaaaaaataaaagttagaaaaaaatgGTGAAGTAATTTCACCTCTGAGTAGGGACAATTTGGTAAATAGATGCATAGAATAGAACACAGTGAAAGTTGCAGCAGTGGCAACAACAAGAGAGGAAGTTGCAAGTGTACAATTGAGGATTGGATTGATAGATATGTAATGATTTATGACACTGCTTCTTATATATTTCAGGATAATCATTGATTCACAATATTGGTGCAATCCAAAATCAAGGTCCAATCATGTGGCGAAGCGTGTCATCACCACTTAGATGTCACCGGAGAGAGGTGGGAGGTGGGGTCCACATGTAGTGACATGCCATGAAGACAATGGAGGGTCATTTTCGTAAAATGAGGTGTGCGAGAAGCACGCCACCCATAACCTTGTTTTCAAGGATAAAGATAAACAGAAAGATTTCTTTGTCGGGCAGCACCAGGTTGCTCAGAACTCTTTTATGGACCATTATGCCACGTGTCTGGTAAATGCTTTTCTCCTTCATTTTCTGGTCAAACTCAGCAATTTTGTTTTCGATTTTATCCAgcttaatcatattttaatcaGAAGTTTTCTTATACGTGGCTGAATCAATATGGAGATGCacaattacaattttaaaaaatacatcaaGCCCTTTCGATTGAAATTTTTCTAATTCAATCTTTAAGGTGACATGTGTATGTTTTTCatggatgaaaaaaatgtacttgaaaataaatgattttttagtgGTGTGATGTTTTGatagaaattaattatgaatgaaGTTGGAGAATAATGCACATTTATAGCATATCTTTCtatgataataaaaactatttttttaattttattgtaagtataagtttttttataaattttattgtaaatagtttttatttaatttttaggtaatgtattttattttatttatatttattatatttatattttagttaatatatttctatttttgatgGGTACAAAatgtagttatattttttttttatctagttAAAAGAGGGATTGTCAAATAGATCTCACACTTTTCATTAATTCAAGTCAAGGTTTTGGGTCAAATTTCCccataaaattgaaaacaagagGAATAGAATAATTATCCTTGAATTTGCacattccttctttttcttcgtaTACAAGAGCTACATGCTTCTAGAAGTCTTATATTGCTTCGAGTAATAATTAGTGTTTTGTGTGTGACTTGTAGCTATCGCATTCACAAAATCTAACTTTGCATCACTCCTATCCTAATCAATCAAAATTCCAGAAGTGCTGGAAGCAATTGCCCTCCTTTAGTATAGCAAAAAAACAGCCACTTTGATTTGGAAGACACACGATGTTTTTCCCTAAACATATGCACAGTGCCAAAACTGTTACTTTCATGTGAGTACACAGAACCGAAATTTTCACAAGCTCAAAGCACTTTTCATTTGCTGGCTAGAATGAATGCATGATCCgtgctatatttttttaagtcaaAGATAAAATCAATAACAACAACAGATATAAGTTTCAAGAACAGGATGAAGAGTTAACCTAATATTTTGAGCAATTTAATGAGTGGTGGTGAACAGAGATTCCTCTTTCAACACTACACACCCAGGTCGGTCTCTACAGGCAAGGCTAATCTATCTATACTTTTCAGCTGAACCAACAGCTTGTTGGCTAACATTTACTGCAACAAGCTTGGATTTATTTTCCTATCATCTCTTTATAGAGTAAGAGAAATCTAGAAAAAGTCTACCCAGATCAGTTGAAAATGTTTGCCAAAGTCCTTTTCTCTTCAAgagatattatattttcaaaggCATCAATCAATGCTTTAACCTTGCCCTCTTCAACAAGCTTACTTGCTGTTGCTTCAATCACATTGTTATACAattcttcttcatctttcttctccttctcatcTTCAGGTCTCAAAACAACCATCTCTGGACCAGTTCTAGCAGCAGACTCATCAGTGGCGTTGTCCCTTAGCACTTTTCCTCTCTCCAGGCTTTTCAGATTATCTTCGTC
This region of Vigna unguiculata cultivar IT97K-499-35 chromosome 5, ASM411807v1, whole genome shotgun sequence genomic DNA includes:
- the LOC114185731 gene encoding EID1-like F-box protein 2 — protein: MILTKQYRCIHSASCQCTKGHLSEDVIFLVFHNLNWNPKLIATLSCVCKWFDDLAKRVLWKEFCRTRAPKMLQDLQSSGSHIVDGNWRALGKLLIYCSGCTKGGLFNSIQIPGHFVYQTRFSRTSGKSFLLPQCRTDVLYVSDPCEHLDQGEEGDVGFFRGIFKSFATSKVRKMLINKGAKFHPSEVCPYCKAKLWSMLQAEMIPQSASLRLGSYDDCIEYYVCLNGHMLGICTLLPLSDSEEASELR